A single Glycine soja cultivar W05 chromosome 14, ASM419377v2, whole genome shotgun sequence DNA region contains:
- the LOC114383883 gene encoding uncharacterized protein LOC114383883, translating to MTRIRRIIVAPKPPMRHKNPKGKAKAGVEESFKASPILDEEVPARRFAKEEDDFNKKRISSEEAIEFLRIIQQSEFKVIEQLNKTPARISLLGLLMNSEPHRALLVKILNETHVAQDISVEGFRGIINNITANNYLTFADEEIPVEGREHNRALHVSVKCLDHIVAKVLIDNSSSLNVMPNATLGKLPFNASHLRPSSMVVRAFDGSRRDVRGEIDLPIQIGRHICQITFQVMDINPTYSCLLGRPWIHLVGVIPSTLHQKLKFVVEGQLIIVLGEEDILVSCPSSTSYVEAMKESLKTSFQALDVVSNAYVESPLVQPRSSGAALMVAQVMLGHRYEPGMGLGKNKDCVASLVEFTGNHGRFRLGYEPTGADVRRSALERRGRSMGQPQGLQVKGVPLCHINESFVSAGWMCEGQVTMIHEETPQEQPNRVQPCPPEFELGNWRIVKQPGISVVSLM from the coding sequence ATGACCCGTATCAGGCGGATCATTGTGGCACCCAAGCCACCGATGCGGCACAAGAACCCGAAGGGAAAGGCGAAGGCGGGCGTGGAAGAGAGCTTCAAGGCGAGCCCGATTCTAGATGAAGAAGTCCCAGCCAGaaggtttgccaaggaagaagACGACTTTAACAAAAAAAGGATATCTAGTGAAGAAGCAATCGAGTTCCTACGAATCATCCAgcaaagcgagttcaaggtaATTGAACAACTCAATAAAACCCCAGCTAGGATCTCCCTGTTGGGACTACTCATgaactctgagcctcatcgggcgcTATTGGTCAAGATTCTAAATGAAACCCACGTAGCCCAAGACATATCTGTGGAAGGTTTCAGGGGCATAATCAACAATATCACGGCCAATAATTACCTCACGTTCGCCGATGAAGAGATACCCGTGGAGGGCCGGGAGCACAACAGAGCCTTGCATGTATCTGTCAAATGTTTGGACCACATTGTGGCCAAAGTGCTTATTGACAACAGCTCTTCACTTAATGTCATGCCCAATGCCACTTTGGGCAAGTTACCTTTTAATGCATCACACCTAAGGCCAAGCTCCATGGTGGTGCGGGCTTTCGATGGCAGCCGCCGGGACGTAAGaggggagatcgatctcccgaTTCAAATTGGACGCCACATATGCCAAATTActttccaagtgatggacataaaccCTACCTATAGCTGCTTACTAGGCCGACCATGGATTCATTTAGTGGGGGTGATCCCTTCAACGCtacaccaaaagctgaaatttgtGGTGGAAGGGCAGTTAATCATAGTCTTGGGAGAAGAAGACATTCTTGTGAGTTGTCCTTCTTCTACGTCTTATGTGGAAGCCATGAAGGAGTCCTTGAAAACATCCTTTCAAGCATTGGATGTGGTAAGCAATGCTTACGTTGAGTCTCCCCTAGTACAACCGCGCTCATCTGGGGCAGCATTGATGGTGGCTCAGGTGATGTTAGGACATAGatacgagcccggaatgggtttagggaAGAACAAGGATTGCGTGGCAAGTTTGGTAGAGTTCACAGGGAACCATGGAAGGTTCAGACTGGGATATGAGCCAACAGGCGCTGACGTGAGGAGGAGTGCCCTAGAAAGGAGGGGAAGAAGCATGGGCCAGCCGCAAGGGTTGCAAGTGAAAGGGGTTCCCTTGTGTCACATCAACGAAAGCTTTGTTAGCGCGGGTTGGATGTGCGAAGGACAAGTCACCATGATACATGAAGAAACCCCTCAAGAGCAACCAAATCGGGTGCAACCGTGCCCTCCGGAGTTCGAATTGGGGAACTGGCGAATAGTCAAACAACCCGGAATTTCCGTGGTGAGCTTAATGTAA